The Nocardia sp. NBC_00508 nucleotide sequence GGAGTGGTTCTTCAAGGCCGACCGCGACGAGCTCGAGCCGTTCGTCCTGGTGGTCGAGGGTTCGATCCCGAACGAGCAACTCAAGGAGGAAGGCTACTGGTGCGGGTTCGGCAACAACCCCGCCACCGGTCAGCCCATGACGACCAGCGAATGGCTGGACCGTCTCGCGCCGAAGGCGACCGCCATCGTGGCGGCGGGCACCTGCGCGACCTACGGCGGCATCCACGCGATGGCGGGTAATCCGACCGGCGCGATGGGCGTGCCCGACTATCTCGGCTGGGAGTGGAAGAGCAAGGCGGGCATTCCGATCATCTGCGTGCCCGGCTGCCCCATCCAACCGGACAACTTGTCGGAGACGCTCACCTATCTGCTCTACATGGCGACCGGACAGGCGCCGATGATCCCGCTCGACGAGGCGCTGCGGCCGAAGTGGCTGTTCGGCGCGACCGTGCACGAGGGTTGCGACCGCGCGGGCTACTACGAGCAGGGTGAATTCGCCACCGAGTACGGCTCGCCGACCTGCCTGGTGAAACTGGGCTGCTGGGGCCCGGTGGTCAAGTGCAACGTGCCCAAGCGCGGGTGGATGAACGGGCTGGGCGGCTGCCCGAACGTGGGCGGCATCTGCATCGGCTGCACCATGCCCGGCTTCCCCGACAAATTCATGCCGTTCATGGACGAACCGCCCGGCGGAAAGTTCTCGTCCACCGCCTCGGGGCTCTACGGATCGGTGATCCGCAGCCTCCGTCATATCACCGAACGCACGGTCGACAAGGAGCCGCACTGGCGGCACAAGGGCCGGAAGCTGGAAACCGGCGCGACCCGCACCTGGTAGGAGGATCCGATGACCCAGATCATCCCGGAGCCGTCGCACCGAACGATCGAACCGGACCGTCTCGTCGAGATGGCCTGGGACCCGATCACTCGCATCGTCGGCAGTCTCGGTATCTACACCAAGATCGACTTCGACAATCGGGAAGTGGTCGAGTGCCACAGCACCTCGTCCATCTTCCGCGGCTACTCGATCTTCATGCGCGGCAAGGACCCGCGCGACGCGCACTTCATCACCAGCCGCATCTGCGGTATCTGTGGCGACAACCACGCGACCTGTTCGTGCTACTGCCAGAACATGGCCTACGGCGTGCGCCCGCCGCACCTGGGGGAGTGGGTCGTCAACCTCGGCGAAGCGGCCGAATACATGTTCGACCACAACATCTTCCAGGAGAACCTGGTCGGCGTGGACTACTGCGAGAAGATGGTCTCGGAGACCAATCCCGGCGTGCTGGCCAGGGCGGAGAACACCGAGGCGCCGCACGCGGGCGAGCACGGCTATCGCACGATCGCCGACATCATGCGGGCGCTCAACCCGTTCACCGGTGAGTTCTACCGGGAGGCGCTGCAGGTCAGCCGCATCACCCGGGAGATGTTCTGCCTGATGGAAGGCAGGCACGTGCACCCGTCGACGTTGTATCCGGGCGGTCCCGGCACGGTCGCGACCATTCAGCTGATGACCGACTACATGTCCCGGCTGATGCGCTACGTGGAGTTCATGAAGAAGGTCGTGCCGATGCACGACGACCTGTTCGACTTCTTCTACGAGGCGCTGCCGGGTTACGAGAACGTCGGCTTGCGGCGCACGATGCTGGGTTGCTGGGGCTCGTTCCAGGACCCCGAGGTCTGCAACTTCGAATACAAGGACATGGAGGACTGGGGCCGCAAGATGTTCGTCAGCCCGGGCATCGTGGTCGACGGCAAGCTGCTCACCACCTCCCTGGTCGACATCAACCTGGGCATCCGGATTCTCTTGGGCAGTTCGTATTACGACGACTGGACCGATCAGGAGACGTTCGTCCAGACCGATCCGCTGGGCAATCCGGTGGACCGGCGCCACCCATGGAACCAGCACACGAACCCCAAGCCGCAGAAGCGAGACCTCGAGGACAAGTACAGCTGGGTGATGTCGCCACGCTGGTTCGACGGCACCGACCACCTCGCCTTGGACACCGGTGGCGGCCCGCTGGCACGGCTCTGGGTGACGGCACTGGCCAACCTCGTCGATATCGGCTACGTGAAGTCGACCGGGAACAGCGTGCAGATCAACCTGCCCAAGACCGCGCTCAAAGGGCCGGTGTCGCTGGAATGGAAGATCCCGGCGCACGGCAGCAACACCATCGAGCGCAACCGCGCGCGCACCTACTTCCAGGCGTACGCGGCGGCGTGTGCGCTGCACTTCGCAGAGAAGGCCATGGCCGAGATCCGGGCCGGCCACACCAAGACCTGGGAGAAGTTCGAGGTGCCCAACGAGGGCATCGGCTGCGGCTTCACCGAGGCGGTGCGCGGTGTGCTGTCGCACCACATGGTGATCCGGGACGGGAAGATCGCCAATTACCACCCGTATCCACCGACGCCGTGGAACGCCAGCCCGCGCGACAGCTTCGGCACACCGGGCCCCTACGAGGACGCGGTGCAGGGCCAGCCGATCTTCGAAGAGAACGACCGCGAGCACTTCAAGGGCATCGACATCATGCGCACCGTGCGCAGTTTCGACCCGTGCCTGCCCTGCGGCGTGCACATGTACCTCGGCAAGGGACAGACCCTGGAGAAGCTGCACTCACCGACGCAGACACTCACCCCGGAGTGAGTCCGCGTCGAGTAACCGACCGGAGGTGACGGTGGAGGATCGCCTGGACGACCAGGACGACGCAACGCTCGGTGAATCCCGCTGGCGCGAAGCCGGGGATCGCATCGAGACCTTGCTGGAGGCGAGTTCGGCGGGCGGTGTGCTCGCCCGCGAGCGCGCCGAGCAACTCGTGCGCGAGATCGTCGAACTCTACGGTGCGGGGCTGACCCGTGTGCTGCGGCTGCTCGACGCCGAGGCGATCGAGCGGCTGGCGCGCGACGACTTGGTCGCGAGCCTGCTGCTCGTGCACGGGCTGCACCCGCACGACGTGGCGACCCGGGTGCGGACGGCGCTGGACAGCGTGCGCCCCTATCTCGGCTCGCACGGCGGCGACGTCCACCTCGTCGACGTCACCGACGGCGTGGTCCGCTTGGCGCTCGACGGCAGCTGTCGCAGCTGTCCGTCGTCGTCGGTGACATTGGAGCTGGCCGTCGAGGACGCGGTGCGGGCGGCGGCGCCGGAAATCGAGTCCATCGAAGTCGTCGCCGCGCAGACGGAGTCGGCGGGGGTGATCTCCGCCGACTCGCTGTTCTCCCGGGTGCACGCGGGCGGCCGATCCGGCAACTGGGTCGCGGTCCCGGAGCTGGCCGAGCTGCGCGCGGGCGAGGTGGGCGGTTTCGCCGTCGCCGGGCTGACGGTGCTGGCCTGCCGGGTGGGCGAAGACGTGTACGCCTACCGGGACCACTGCCCGGGATGCGACAACTCGCTCGCGGGCGCGGCCCTGGAGCGCCGCCTCGGATTCCCGGTCGGCGACGCGGTGCTGCGGTGCCCGACCTGCCGGGCGCACTTCGACGTCGTGCACGCGGGCGCCCGCGTCGACGGTGACGGGCACCTGGAGCCGTTGCCGGTCCTCCTGCGCTCCGGCGAGCTGTCGGTGGCGGTGCCGGTGGGGGTGCACGGGTGACCATGCCGTTCCGCGCGTTGCAGCGGATCGCCGCCGATCGCACGCCCCCGCCCCGGGCCGGCGAACGGTGCGAAATGTGTGCAGAGCCGATCGCCGACGAGCACCAGCACGTGGTGAACGTCGAAGGCAGGCAGCTGATGTGCGTATGCCGCGGCTGCTATCTGCTGTTCGTCGACCAGAACGCGCAGCTACGTTATCGGGCGGTGCCGGATCGGTATCTCGCGTTTCCCGATGTCACGATCAGCCAGGCGGAATGGGACACGCTGGAGATACCGGTGGGTCTGGCGTTCTTCTTCCGCAACTCCGCGCTGGGGCGGATGGTGGCGTTCTATCCCGGCCCGGCGGGCGCCACCGAATCGGAACTGCCGCTGGCGGCGTGGGACTCGATGCTCCAGCGACATCCCGAGCTGGACGTGCTCGCCCCGGACGTGGAGGCGCTGCTGATCCGGATGCCCGAACGAGGAACCGAGCAGGCCGGGTGCCTGCTGCTGCCGATCGACGCGTGCTACGAATTCGTCGGCCGGATGCGGCTGCTGTGGCGCGGATTCGACGGCGGCCAGGACGTGCGGCGCTACCTGGACGAGTTCTTCGCCGCCGCGTCGGCGCGCGCGACACCCGGCGGTGCGGCATGAGCCCGGTCTACTCCACGACCTTCGCCGTGCTCGCGATGAAGCCGGAGCCGTACGCCGCGGCGCCGATCCTGTCCGCGCGAGTCGGCATCGCCGCGCTCGCGGAGGAACCCGTGCACGCCATCGCGTTACGCGCGCAGGTGCGCATCGAGCCGTTCCGCCGCGGCTACTCCGACGAAGAGGCCGCGGGGCTGGTCGACTTGTTCGGTCCGCGGGAGCGGTGGCGCGACACCCAGCGCTCGTTCCTCTGGATGCACTGCGCCACCATGATTCCCGGGTTCACCGGGGGCGCGGAGATCGATCTGCCGATGCCGTGTACCTACGACTTCGAGGTGAGCGGATCGAAGTATCTGCACGCGTTGCGCGACGGCGTGGTTCCGCTGCTGTTCCTGTTCAGCGGGACGGTCTTCATCAAGGGCAGTGGGGGATTCGCCATCCAGCAGATTCCCTGGGATCGCGAAGACAAGTTCGACATGCCGGTCTCGGTCTGGCACGACCTGATGGCCGCGCACTTCCCCAACTCGGGCTGGTTGCGCCTGCACAAGGACACCCTCGGCGCGCTCGCCGCCTACAAATCCGGCCACGGCCTGCTCGGCTTCGACGACGCGGTGACCCGGCTGCTGGCTCGCTCCGAGGAGCTCCCGTGACCACCGCCGAATCCCGCGCCCGCGCCCGCGCCGTGGCCGACGCCGTGCTCTACGAGGGGTACCTGCTCTACCCCTACCGAGCCGACGCGCGCAAGAACCAGTCGCGGTGGCAGTTCGGCGTGCTCGGACCGGAGGGTGCCGCCGCGACCGGGTTCGGCGAGGAGTCGACGCTGTCGGCGCAGTGCCTGATCGATCCGGGCGAGAACCCGCAAGTCGCCCTCACGATCCGCTTTCTTCAGCTCCAGCGCAGACAAGTGGTGGATGCCGACGGCTCGCCCGTCGCCGAGCTGACCGAGGGGCAGCGGTCGTGGCTGTCCTGGGACGAGGCGGTCGAGCAGGAGATCGTCGTCGGTCCGGTCGCGCCCGCGAATATCGTTCGGCCACTGCGTATTCCGGGCGGAACCGAGACCGAGCAGATCTCGGGGGACGCCGGTCCGGCGGAGGGTGCGTTGGTGCGGACCCGGCTGCCGCTCGCGGGCGAACTGACGCTCGCGACCGACTGCGACGACGGCTACTTGCGGCTGACCCTGGTGCTGCGCAACGAGGGCCCGCCCCCGGCCGACCAGCGCGACGCCATCGCCCGCTCGCTGATCGGCGCGCACGTCATCGCGGAGATCACCGGCGGCCAGTTCGTTTCGCTGCTGGACCCGCCGCCCGATGCCGCGGCCGCGGTCGGCCGCTGCGAGCGGCGCCGCTGCTTTCCCGTGCTCGCCGGGCCACCCGGCGACTACAGCATGCTGCTCATCTCGCCGATCATCCTCTACGACCATCCGGAGATCGCCGAGCAGAGCGAGGGCGCGCTGTTCGACTCCACCGAGATCGACGAGATCCTCACCCTGCGCGTGCTGACGATGACCGACGCGGAGAAGGCGCGGGCGCGTGCCACCGATCCGCGCGCGGCGGAGATCATCGACCGCTGCGAGGGCATGACACCCGAGGCGATGCAGCAGTTGCACGGCGTCCTGCGCGATCCGCACCCCGATCGTCCCCGGCTGATTCCGGAGATCCCCGATGGCGTCGATTGGTGGGATCCGCTGGCCGACAGCGCCGTTCGCCCGGAGGCCGATGCGGTGCCGGTCGCGGGCGTGCTGGTGCGCCAGGGCAGCCGGGTCCGGCTGCATCCCTCCCGGCGGGCCGACGCGCAGGACCTGTTCTTCGACGGCATGTGCGCACGGGTCGTGTCGGTGCACGAGGACGTGGACGGGCGGGCGCACGTCGGGGTGGTCCTGGACGACGACCCGGCGGCCGATCTGCACGAATGGTATGGCCGCTACCTGTATTTCGCGCCCGACGAACTGGAACCGCTCGAAGATCCCGAGAAGTGAAAGGACGTTCGCTATGGAAGCAGTGGGAGTGGTGTCGACGGCCATCGTCGCCGTACTGGCGGGGGTGGGCCTGTACCTGGGTGTGCGGGCGATACCGGATCTAAGGCGATACCTGAAGATCCGGCACATGTAGTGGACGACCGGAAAGGAACATCATGGGTGAGCAACGCGAAGAGCCACAGCCGGCTCGCGGAGCGCCGGGTTCGCGCGACACCGGCGCCGACACTGTCGCCGGGGGACCGGCCGAACGGAAGCCGGGGGACATCGGCCACGAGGAGACCACCTCCGCCCACGGCACCGACGCGGAACGGGAGGCCGAGTTCACCTCGTCGCCCCCCTCCGGCGCCGAACCGGCAACCCCGCCCTACGAAGGACGTAAGCAGACCGCCAACGCGCCCGACGAGACGGCAACGGGCAAGGTCGACGACGCGGACGTCGGCGGCGCGACGGCGCCGACCGAGGGGGAGGGGTGAGCCCACGGCCACGGTGCTGATCGCCGGGATCGGCAACATCTTCCTGGGCGACGACGGATTCGGACCGGAGGTGGTGCGGCGCCTGCCGCACCACCCGGGGGTGCGCGCGGTGGACTACGGCATCCGCGGCATGCACCTCGCCTACGACCTGCTCGATCCCTGGGACGCGCTGGTACTGGTGGACGCCGTGCCCGGCCGCGGAGCGCCCGGCCGCGTCGAGGTCTTCCGCGCCGCGCCGGAGGACGGCGACCCCGCGCATCTCGACGCGCACGCGATGACTCCGGCCGCTGTCTTCGCCGGAGTGCGCGCGCTGGGCGGTGCGCTGCCGCCGACCGTCGTGGTCGGCTGCCAGGTCGCCTGCGTGGACGAGGGCATCGGCCTGTCCGCACCGGTCGCCGCCGCGGTCGACGAGGCGGTCGCCGCCATCGGCGGTGTGCTCGCCGAACTGCTCGGTGCACCGGTCGCACGTTCCGGTGACGCCGGGACGGCACACCACGGCAGGGCGCGAGACGACACCTTGCCGCATCCGCCGGCCACAGTGCGACAGGAGGACTGACCGATGTGTCTCGGCATCCCCGGGCGGGTGCTGGAAATCCCCGAGGGCTACCACGACCAGATCGCTTTGGTCGACGTGTCCGGCGAGCAGCGGAAGGTCAATATCGGCCTGCTCGACGACGATCCGGCGCGACCGGGCGACTGGGTCATCATCCACATGGGTTTCGCGGTGGAGAAGACCGACGAGGCGGGTGCCGCGGCGGCCATGGACGGGCTGCGCCTGCTGCAACGCGGAGACCAGCCATGACCGCCGCGCGGCTGCGGCGGCGACTGGTCGTGCGTGGGGTGGTCCAGGGCGTCGGGTTTCGCCCGTTCGTCTACACCACCGCGGCCGAACTGGCCCTGTCCGGCAGGGTGAGCAACGACAGCAGCGGGGTCGTCATCGAAATCGAGGGCGCGCCAGCGGATTTGGAAGCTTTCACCGAGCGGCTGCACCTGCGGCCACCGCCGCTGGCGGTGATCGAGTCGGTCGAGCAGGCCGATATCGCCGTGCGCGGCGGCACCGGCTTCCACATCGCCGGGACCACCTCCGACGGTGGCGGTCGTACGCTGGCCTCACCCGATGTCGCCCTCTGCGCCGACTGCGAACGTGAGCTGCGTGACCCCGCCGACCGCCGCTATCGCCACCCATTCGTCAACTGCACCAACTGTGGTCCGCGATTCACCATCATCGCGAGCCTGCCCTACGACCGTGAGCGCACCTCCATGGCGGACTTCGCCATGTGCGACCGTTGCGCACGGGAATACGCCGACCCCGCCGACCGGCGCTTTCACGCGCAGCCGATCGCCTGCCCCGACTGCGGTCCGACCCTGAGCTACTCGGGGCCGGGCACCGGTTCGCCGCTGGCGGCCGCGCGGGAGCTGCTACGCACGGGCGGGATTCTGGCGGTCAAGGGCATCGGCGGATACCACCTCGCCTGCGACGCCACGAACGAGGCGGCTGTCGCCCAGTTGCGCAGCCGTAAACGCCGCGGTGACAAGCCTTTCGCCGTGATGGTGCCCGACCTCGTCACCGCGCGCACCATCGTCGCGGTCGACGACGCGGCCGAGGCACTGCTGACCAGCCCCGCCCGGCCGATCGTCCTGCTCGCCCGCCGGTCCACGCTGGTGGAATCGGATGGCGCGGCCGGTGCTTCGGGAACATCCGGGCCCGCTTCCGGCTCAGGCGATGCCGTCGGACCGCCGAGGACGGGAGAACCCGTCGCGCCGGGCTCGCCTCGCCGCCCGGTCCCGGCCGCGTCGGTCGCGCCCGGCAATCCGGACCTGGGTGTCATGCTCGCCTACACCCCGCTGCACCTGCTGCTGTTCGGACTGCCCGGCGATTCGCCCGGCCCGCAGGTGCTCGTGATGACCTCGGGCAATCTCGGTGGCGAACCGATCTGCTACGAGGACGACGACGCCCGCACCCGCTTGGCCGGACTGGCCGACGGGTGGCTATCGCACAACCGGCGCATCCTGGTGCCCTGCGACGACTCGGTGGTGCGCCCCCTCGACGGCCACGAACTGCCGGTCCGGCGCTCGCGCGGCTACGCGCCGCTACCACTGATGCTGCCGGTGCCGCTGCCGCCGACGCTCGCCGTGGGCGCCGACCTGAAGAACACCTGTGCCGTGGCCGACGGCCGCTACGCCTGGCTCAGCCAGCACATCGGCGACATGGACGATCTGGCGACGCTGCGGTCCTTCGACACCGCGCAGCGTCACCTCACTGCGCTCACGGGGGTGGCTCCGGTGCAGCTGGTCGCCGACGCCCATCCCGGCTACCGCTCCACCGCGTGGGCGCGCAGGCACGCGGGCGAGCGATCGGTGTACACCGTGCAGCACCACCACGCGCACATCGCCGCCGTGATGGGCGAGCACGGACTCGGCCCGACCGAGCAGGTGGTCGGCATCGCCTTCGACGGCACCGGGTTCGGTCCGGACGGCGCGGTGTGGGGCGGCGAGGTCCTGCTCGCGGGCTACAAGGGTTACCGGCGCCTCGCCCATCTGAGGTACGTGCCGCTGGCAGGCGGCGATCTCGCGGTGCGCAGGCCCTATCGGATGGCGCTGGCGCACCTGTGGGCGGCCGGGATCGACTGGGTGGAGGAGATTCCCGCGGTCGCGGCATGTCCGGCCGACGAGCGATCCGTGCTGGCCCACCAGTTCCGGACCGGGCTGGGCTGCGCGCCCACCTCGAGCATGGGCCGGCTGTTCGACGCGGTGTCCTCGCTGTGCGGGGTACGGCACGTGGTCGACTACGAGGCCCAGGCGGCGATCGAGCTGGAGGGGCTGTCACGCCGCAGCGCGGAAGACTCCACCGAATACCGGTTCCCCATCGATGACGGCGATCCCGCCGTCATCGATCCCGCCCCGGTGCTCGCGGCCGTCGTGTCCGACGTGCGCGCGGGGGAACCGGCCGAGGTGGTGGGCGCGCGGTTCCACGCCGCCCTGGCCCGGCTGGTGCTCGATCTCGCGCTCCGCTACGCCGCCCCGGCGACGATGGTCGCGCTGTCCGGCGGCGTCTTCCAGAACGCCCTGCTGCTCGCACGAGCGTGTGCGTCGCTGCGGGACAACGGTTTCACCGTGATCACCCACCGCCGACTGCCGCCCAACGACGGCGGCCTCGCGTTCGGGCAACTCCTCGCGTGCAGCGAGGGATGAGCGAAGGAGAACAACGATGTGTCTTGCGGTACCAGGCAAAGTGCTCAGCCTGCACGAGCGGGACGGCACGTTGATGTCGGTCGTCGATTTCGGCGGTGTGCACAAGGACGTGTGCCTGCAATACATCCCGGACGCGGCGGTCGGTGACTATGTCGTGGTCCATGTCGGCTTCGCGATCCAGCGGCTGGATGAGGAGTCCGCACTGCGCACCCTGGCCGAGTTCGAGCACCTGGGCGTACTGAACGAGGAATTCGGCGACGGGTTCGAGATCGCCGCAAAGCAGGCGGGTGTGCAGAACCCCGCCGCCGAGCCACCACGCGAGGAACCGGAGGCGACGTCATGAAGTATCTGGACGAATTCAGCAACCCCGAGCTGGCCCGGCGCCTGCTCGATCGGATCCGCGCCGCGACCAGCCGTCGCTGGGCGATCATGGAAGTCTGTGGCGGACAGACCCATTCGATCATCCGCCACGGCATCGACCAGCTGCTGCCCGACCAGATCGAGATGATCCACGGCCCCGGCTGCCCGGTCTGCGTCACCCCGCTCGAGGTGATCGACAAGGCGCTGGAGATCGCCGCGCGGCCGGGGGTGATCTTCTGCTCGTTCGGTGACATGCTGCGCGTGCCCGGCAGCGCCAAGGACCTGTTCCAGGTCAAGAGCGAGGGCGGCGACGTCCGGGTGGTCTACTCGCCGCTGGACGCGCTCAACCTGGCCAAGGAGAATCCCGACCGCGAAGTCGTGTTCTTCGGCATCGGCTTCGAAACCACTGCCCCGGCCAACGCCATGACCGTGTACCAGGCGAAGCGGCTCGGCATCCGGAACTTCTCGCTACTGGTGTCGCACGTGCTCGTCCCACCGGCCATCGCCGCGATCATGGAATCGCCAACCTGCCGGGTGCAGGGCTTCCTCGCCGCCGGACACGTCTGCACCGTGATGGGTACCCACGAATACCCGCCGCTCGCCGAGAAGTACCGGGTCCCGATGGTGGTCACCGGCTTCGAGCCGCTGGACATCCTGGAGGGCATCCGGCGCACCGTGCTGCAACTGGAATCGGGCAGGCACGAACTGGAGAACGCCTATCCGCGCGCGGTGTCCGCGGCGGGCAACCCCGCGGCGAAGGCCATGCTGCAGGACGTCTTCGACGTCACCGACCGGGCCTGGCGCGGCATCGGCGTGATCCCGCGCAGCGGCTGGCAGCTGTCGGAGCGCTACCGCGAATTCGATGCCGAACACCGGTTCGCCGTCGGAGACCTGCACACCGCCGAGTCGACGATCTGCCGCTCCGGCGAAGTGTTGCAGGGATTGATCAAACCGAACGAATGCGCGGCCTTCGGCAAGCAGTGCACGCCGCGAAACCCGTTGGGCGCCACCATGGTCTCCTCCGAGGGCGCGTGCGCGGCCTACTACCTGTACCGGCGGCTGGATCTGCCCGCGGCGGTGGCTCATGCGTGAGGAAGGCGCCGCCCCAGCGACGATCGACATGGAGGGCTGGGTCTGCCCGATGCCGCTGCGGGACTCGCCGAACATCGTGATGGGCCACGGCGGCGGCGGTGCCATGTCCGGCGAGCTGATCGAGCATTTGTTCCTGCCCGCGTTCGGCGCGGCCGCGCACGCGGATCTGGGCGACTCCGCGGTGGTCACGCTCGGCGGCGCGCGGCTGGCCTTCTCCACCGATTCGTTCGTGGTCAAGCCGATCGTGTTCCCCGGCGGCACGATCGGCGAGCTCGCGGTCAACGGCACGGTCAACGACCTGGCCATGTCCGGTGCGCGCCCGATGGTGCTGTCCACCGCGTTCATCCTGGAGGAGGGCACCGCGCTCGCCGACATCGCCCGCATCGCGCAGGACGTCGGCACCGCGGCCTTGGCGGCCGAGGTCCAGTTGGTCACCGGCGATACCAAAGTCGTCGATGCCGGGCACGGTGACGGGATCTACCTCAACACCACCGGAATCGGTCTGGTAGACCCCCATGTGGACATCCGGCCGCAGCGCGCGACCCCAGGTGACGTCGTGCTGGTCAGTGGGGATATCGGCGTGCACGGCGTGGCGGTGCTCAGCTGTCGCGAGGGACTGGAGTTCGGTACCACCGTGCTCAGCGACACCGCGCCACTGCACGGGTTGGTGGCCGCGATGCTGGCCACCGGCGCCGATGTACATGTGCTGCGCGATCCCACCCGTGGCGGCGTCGCGGCGTCGCTGAACGAGATCGCCCGCGCCGCGAATACCGGTGTGGCGCTGGACGAGCGGCGCCTTCCGGTGCCCGACGCGGTGCGCGATGCCTGTGGGCTGCTCGGGCTGGACCCCATGTACGTGGCCAACGAGGGCAAGCTCCTGGCATTCGTCGCTCCCGAGGACGCCGACCGCGTGCTCGCGGCCATGCGGCAACACCCGCTGGGTGCGCAGGCCGCGGCAATCGGCCAGTGCGTCGCCGAGCATCCCGGGATGGTGGTGGCTCGCACGGCGCTCGGCGGCACCCGCGTGGTGGATCTGCCCGCAGGCGAACAGCTTCCGCGAATCTGCTGACCCGGCGGATTCGAAATCGGTGAAAGGTCCTGCTGATGTCCGGTGGCGGAGCGGAGATGTTCGCCCGGTACGCCTACGCGCCCAATCGGCTCGGCTACTGCGGGCCACCCGACGCGGCCGCACTGCGGGACGGGTCGGACGAGCAGGTGCGTGCGGTGGCGCGCCGGTTCACCGGCGCATGGCCCTATCTCCAGGTGATGGCGAGGATGACCGGCATCGCCGATCCGCTGGATCGCCGCCTCGTCGAGTCCTACTGGCTGGGCGGCGGGGTGGGCGCTGCCCTGGAGCCCGCCGAGTTCACCGCCGAGCTGCTGGCACTCCTCGGCCCGGTCGCGGGCGGGTACTGGACGCACTTGAACCCCCAGCTGTCCGAGGAGGCTGCGGCCAACCATTGCTTCCACGTCTTCGGCGTATACCCGTGGTCGCGGCTGCTCGGCCACGGTTCGGAGCATCCTCTGCACGTGCTCGACAGCTGCCGGATCACCTGGGGAACGGTGCTCGACCGTACCGATACCGAGATCGCGCTGCGTTGTCGCAGACTCCATTGGGACGGACAGCGTCTGGGCTTGTCACCGGAAACGGTGCGGCACATGCCGATTCGGGTGGACGGTTATGCGGCCGTGCCGGACGTGTCGGGAGGGGAGCGGGTCGCGGTGCACTGGGGGCGACTATGCGGACGCCTCGACGAAGCGCAAGTGCCCGCTCTGGAAGCGGGGACGGTGCGTCAGTTGGAGGCCACCAATCGGCGGCTCGCCCGCGCAGCGGCGCGGCCGGTGTCTCGGTGAGGAAAGTTGTTCTCTGGCGTCGAGAATCGGAGGTAAGAACATGGCTGTCGGAACCTTCTCCTACCAGAATGCCTCGGGCTACCCCGGTGAGATCGAAAATCCGGACGAGTACCGGACCTACAACATCGACATCGGAAAAGGTTCGGTGGACAACCGGACCAATGCCACCGTTCGCCTCTATACGCGGCGTGATGGTCAGGGCGATTCCGACTATCTGAACCCGAATTCCAGCACGTACACGGACAAGAGCTACCAGAGTTGCGTATTCACCACCTGATGTACCCGGGCTCGACCGGCGGGCCCGAAGCATCCGGCATGCCTCACCACGGCAGCAACGATGAGCGGCGATGAC carries:
- a CDS encoding hydrogenase expression protein HypE; its protein translation is MPTQEAVQAEETLIHVLWINAGLSCDGDSVALTAATQPSIEEIALGALPGLPKIAVHWPLIDFECGPNGGADDFLEWFFKADRDELEPFVLVVEGSIPNEQLKEEGYWCGFGNNPATGQPMTTSEWLDRLAPKATAIVAAGTCATYGGIHAMAGNPTGAMGVPDYLGWEWKSKAGIPIICVPGCPIQPDNLSETLTYLLYMATGQAPMIPLDEALRPKWLFGATVHEGCDRAGYYEQGEFATEYGSPTCLVKLGCWGPVVKCNVPKRGWMNGLGGCPNVGGICIGCTMPGFPDKFMPFMDEPPGGKFSSTASGLYGSVIRSLRHITERTVDKEPHWRHKGRKLETGATRTW
- a CDS encoding nickel-dependent hydrogenase large subunit — protein: MTQIIPEPSHRTIEPDRLVEMAWDPITRIVGSLGIYTKIDFDNREVVECHSTSSIFRGYSIFMRGKDPRDAHFITSRICGICGDNHATCSCYCQNMAYGVRPPHLGEWVVNLGEAAEYMFDHNIFQENLVGVDYCEKMVSETNPGVLARAENTEAPHAGEHGYRTIADIMRALNPFTGEFYREALQVSRITREMFCLMEGRHVHPSTLYPGGPGTVATIQLMTDYMSRLMRYVEFMKKVVPMHDDLFDFFYEALPGYENVGLRRTMLGCWGSFQDPEVCNFEYKDMEDWGRKMFVSPGIVVDGKLLTTSLVDINLGIRILLGSSYYDDWTDQETFVQTDPLGNPVDRRHPWNQHTNPKPQKRDLEDKYSWVMSPRWFDGTDHLALDTGGGPLARLWVTALANLVDIGYVKSTGNSVQINLPKTALKGPVSLEWKIPAHGSNTIERNRARTYFQAYAAACALHFAEKAMAEIRAGHTKTWEKFEVPNEGIGCGFTEAVRGVLSHHMVIRDGKIANYHPYPPTPWNASPRDSFGTPGPYEDAVQGQPIFEENDREHFKGIDIMRTVRSFDPCLPCGVHMYLGKGQTLEKLHSPTQTLTPE
- a CDS encoding NifU family protein; translated protein: MTVEDRLDDQDDATLGESRWREAGDRIETLLEASSAGGVLARERAEQLVREIVELYGAGLTRVLRLLDAEAIERLARDDLVASLLLVHGLHPHDVATRVRTALDSVRPYLGSHGGDVHLVDVTDGVVRLALDGSCRSCPSSSVTLELAVEDAVRAAAPEIESIEVVAAQTESAGVISADSLFSRVHAGGRSGNWVAVPELAELRAGEVGGFAVAGLTVLACRVGEDVYAYRDHCPGCDNSLAGAALERRLGFPVGDAVLRCPTCRAHFDVVHAGARVDGDGHLEPLPVLLRSGELSVAVPVGVHG
- a CDS encoding DUF5947 family protein yields the protein MPFRALQRIAADRTPPPRAGERCEMCAEPIADEHQHVVNVEGRQLMCVCRGCYLLFVDQNAQLRYRAVPDRYLAFPDVTISQAEWDTLEIPVGLAFFFRNSALGRMVAFYPGPAGATESELPLAAWDSMLQRHPELDVLAPDVEALLIRMPERGTEQAGCLLLPIDACYEFVGRMRLLWRGFDGGQDVRRYLDEFFAAASARATPGGAA
- a CDS encoding DUF6084 family protein; protein product: MSPVYSTTFAVLAMKPEPYAAAPILSARVGIAALAEEPVHAIALRAQVRIEPFRRGYSDEEAAGLVDLFGPRERWRDTQRSFLWMHCATMIPGFTGGAEIDLPMPCTYDFEVSGSKYLHALRDGVVPLLFLFSGTVFIKGSGGFAIQQIPWDREDKFDMPVSVWHDLMAAHFPNSGWLRLHKDTLGALAAYKSGHGLLGFDDAVTRLLARSEELP
- a CDS encoding DUF6893 family small protein, translating into MEAVGVVSTAIVAVLAGVGLYLGVRAIPDLRRYLKIRHM
- a CDS encoding HypC/HybG/HupF family hydrogenase formation chaperone translates to MCLGIPGRVLEIPEGYHDQIALVDVSGEQRKVNIGLLDDDPARPGDWVIIHMGFAVEKTDEAGAAAAMDGLRLLQRGDQP